From Myxococcus xanthus, one genomic window encodes:
- a CDS encoding ankyrin repeat domain-containing protein, with protein MKLDKPENLFAAIEQCDVFAVEDLLAKGADPDEVDLDGYQATPLAYACSHGDEAAVRALLDAKAAPDAAAFQPPLVAATAHGFAALVSLLVKAGADVNAGDETGASALWTAAANGFADIARCLVEAGADREQADNDGKLPSIVALENGHVALSNYLSDPASYPATHSFWRGSKKAARQAAEARRAQVVDRATGKDVRGAAAAEPEWTFSGGIARSPWATQDFPSVAAAGNLELVGRMLDAGLDPDWTQFKGNPTALMLAARSGELGAVDLLLARRAKVNHRTDKGLTALHMALFKPSARVHGPIIRSLLAAGADPNVPDDEGQRPLQRALAHAMPTLVQALIEAGADPFIRDRAGRMPADWAPTDGKHADAIRELLETARKGRTDG; from the coding sequence ATGAAGCTCGACAAGCCCGAGAACCTGTTCGCTGCCATCGAGCAGTGCGATGTCTTCGCGGTGGAGGACCTGCTGGCCAAAGGGGCCGACCCCGATGAAGTCGACCTCGACGGCTACCAGGCCACGCCGTTGGCGTATGCCTGCAGTCACGGTGACGAGGCTGCCGTGCGCGCGCTGCTGGACGCGAAGGCCGCCCCGGATGCAGCGGCCTTCCAGCCGCCGCTGGTCGCGGCCACTGCGCATGGCTTTGCCGCTCTTGTGAGCTTGCTGGTGAAGGCCGGCGCGGATGTGAACGCGGGGGACGAAACCGGCGCCAGCGCGCTGTGGACGGCCGCCGCGAATGGCTTTGCCGACATCGCACGATGCCTGGTGGAAGCCGGCGCGGATCGCGAACAGGCGGACAACGACGGCAAGTTGCCCTCCATCGTGGCGTTGGAGAATGGCCATGTCGCGCTGTCGAACTACCTGAGCGATCCGGCGAGCTACCCGGCCACGCATTCCTTCTGGCGCGGCAGCAAGAAGGCTGCGCGGCAGGCGGCGGAGGCACGGCGCGCACAGGTTGTCGACAGGGCCACGGGCAAGGACGTCCGTGGCGCTGCCGCTGCCGAACCCGAATGGACGTTCTCCGGCGGCATTGCCCGCAGCCCGTGGGCAACCCAGGACTTCCCTTCGGTGGCCGCTGCCGGCAACCTCGAACTGGTGGGGCGGATGCTGGACGCCGGCCTCGACCCCGACTGGACCCAGTTCAAGGGCAACCCGACGGCGCTGATGCTGGCCGCGCGCAGTGGCGAACTGGGTGCGGTGGACCTCCTGCTCGCACGCAGAGCCAAGGTGAACCACCGAACGGACAAGGGACTCACCGCGCTGCACATGGCGCTGTTCAAACCGTCGGCACGCGTGCACGGCCCCATCATTCGCAGCCTCTTGGCCGCGGGTGCCGATCCCAACGTGCCCGACGATGAAGGACAACGACCGCTACAGCGCGCGCTGGCGCATGCGATGCCAACGCTCGTGCAGGCATTGATCGAAGCCGGTGCCGACCCGTTCATTCGCGACCGCGCCGGCCGCATGCCCGCCGACTGGGCGCCAACCGATGGCAAGCACGCCGATGCCATCCGCGAGTTGCTGGAGACGGCGCGCAAGGGACGGACGGACGGCTGA